The window ATAGTCTATACTACATGTTAGCGACTTAGCGTATATGTACCCTCAATTATATTAAATGCATACTTATGAATTACTCCTAAGAAATATCTAAAATTTACATTGAGCACCTAAGAAATTTACGATGGGTATATAGAACTTACACTGTAATATGTTAAAATTACGAGTATCTATGAAACTTGCAGTGGAACATTTGAGACTTACAATGGTATATATAAAACTTACACTGAAATATTCGAATTTTATAGAGGCCTATCAAAATTTACAGTGGACATTGAGATTTGGAATGATAGGTCTTCAGGATCCTATATAGTATTAAACTTGCTGGTATTAAACTGCTGCATGGATTAACACCTAATCACACTATTAATGCATCGCAGGCCGGCCCAATGCAAGGAGTAAAACCAACAGAATTCCAAGAGGAAATATGGCAAGAACAGTATAGATAGTTCCATACAGTTACCTGGCCGGTTGCAATTATCACCGGGTACTGCATGATTTTTCCTGACAAAGGACAGCGGAGCAATTTTGGAACCATTGCAGTCCATGGCAACCCTGTACAGTTGCTTGTATGTATTTTTCCCTTGTATGTAGTTTTGATACCGGTCACAAAACTCGAGCTTTGTCAGCATTTTCTCTTGAGCTCTGAGAGGCCTCAACCTACGAACTATCCTTATGTCAGTCCATTCTCTTCTCTACacaacaagatagattgcattACTACAATGGAAAATTGAGATGTGGCaagcataatattttttttctcgaatacTCATGATAACATAATTGATAATATACCCTTGCCACTTTGCTTGTTGAGATAGGCCGACCAATGGTAACTTCGGCATATAAAGGGTACCAAATCTGATCCTGCAATTGTGTAGAAAGAACTTATGACAAATGCAGGAAAAAGGATACCACAACTGTATTAAAGGAGAAAATGTACTATTATGGCTTATAAATACTTACATCATCATCCCGCCACTTAACAACAAATTCCTTAGGCTTATGAGAATACAACCTTTGTGACAAAAGGCTTATTATTTCAATCAGCTGAAACATTGTCTGCATTGGCAATTCATTTGAGGACAGCTCTCGCAACCACTTCATAAAATTCTCCATGTGCTCCACCTTCATTTTACTCACATCATTCTGAGTAATGACCAGAATCAAGGAAAGTGCAGAGTAAATGCCTTGAGATGTTACCAGCCCACTTTCATGTTCAGCCATAACAATGTTAACCAACTGCTCAACTACAGTCTGATTGCAGATCACCTCCAGCACACATGGACCTTTTGGCAGATAGTCAAGGAGAAGCAGGACATCATCAGTGACCATGTTGTTTCCAATATATCCGCAGAGTGCAAGAACAGCAATGGCAGCTTCTTTTCTTACAGCGTCGTTCTCAAAGTTGAGCAGATTACACAACAGTGTCACTACACCAATATCCAGCACACTTTTCCTGAACATGTCAAACTCTGACAGGATGGAAACTATAGAAGCTACCTTCACCAAAGATGCTGCTGCACTAGCACCAGACTCAATTGCCACTTCAACAGTCTGTTTGAGGAAACATGGCAATTTTTTCTGCGCAGCTATCCTCTCCCTGTTTGGCCTGTGAATTGACAAACTAAGGACAATGCTCAGCCTCTCTTCCTCAAGAGCCCATGTCCATATCGATTTCCATTCCGTAGTTAGATCTATCAACACTTGTATCATGTCTGGGCACTTGTTGAGGAAAGATTGTGCTCCCTTACTGGAATCGCAGAGTATCCGAATCTGGTGCAAAGCCTCTGTACACAACACCGATTTCCCTAAGTTTCCTAGGATAGCTTGAATTTTTTCCTCTGAAGGTACCAACAGGCTGGACAGTGTTCCAGTAGAGGCAGATGGAGAAAGGACAGACTGATCATGGTACACTGCAGCAATCACGTCAGCGACTAAGCTAGTGCTTTTTTGAGAACATAACCACTGCTGGTATGATTCATCCACAAACTGCAATGAAGCAAATAGAAAAAAGTTAATGATAACTAAATGGCGGAACAATTCCAGAAGAATCACCAGACTGAAACACATTTACACTAACAGAACACAATAACTGCATGTGGCCATTCAGAAAGTACCGATAAATCATTTTGAACAGGATACACGGACAACCATTCCTAACAAAGGAAAAAAGCACTTTGATGATTGTAAACAGTCACACGACAGTTCcataaatgtttctaaaagcAATACAGTGAATCAAGATGCAATGCACAAATGGAAATAGACAATACTAGCAAAAAAATTCTTCAGTTCCTCGTTGCATGCTTCTACTTGTCAGAAACATGACATACAACTCATGAGTTACATATTACATTCCAATATTATAGCACAATATATGAAGGGCAACATGCTGGATCATCATAAGGCAGGAGTTTAACAAAACCCACAATTATTTGCAAAAGATAGACCAGCAAACGTAAGTAGCAGCACAAAAGTCCCTTTGAACTAGTTCTACATAATGTATGACGTGCATGTTTAACTAATTATGAAGATAAACGTTATATATCAAAAGAAAGACAGCAGAAATTTGAAGCATTCATTCTGAGTCGCTTACCTCTAGCACTGGCCTTGATGTGCCTGCAGATTCAGGCAACACCTGCTTGTCACAAAGGATTCTTGCAGCCAATCTTGAGGGGGAGGAAGAGTACTTAGCGATGCCAagaaccttcttggcttcctcgCACATCCCTTGCCAGAATCTTGATTGTGGTAGCAGGGCAGAGGAGGATCTACCTTGATTGCCTCCTGTGTAAGCCCTGTTTTTCTCGCTCATTGCTTTCTTTGTGATGATACGAAGTGGTTCTCCCATCTGATGAGGTGCAACAGTTTTACATGAGGCCATTGGActaaattttctcccaaataaGTGTAATAATCCAAACATTTCCGGGGAGCAGTGTAATAATGCGTATGGTTGTGATTATGTTAGGGCCAATAAACTAGGCGGTGGGTATTCCTAGAGAACAAA of the Oryza sativa Japonica Group chromosome 2, ASM3414082v1 genome contains:
- the LOC4329403 gene encoding uncharacterized protein, with protein sequence MTSALHHQLLRSSLPPPPPPPKRSPLCSCPSRGAQPAHARARPGMAAGTAAAAAASSMSPQAGSATRAAHGTGERSALPRYVRAREASKHGTGAPSPGGGKGRGGTGMRSAQELASACTGAAVEEVELLRVVEANARDGMGGSRGESSSAPPPPPRSRVLRQGGLEEEYAKNSPSPLGFAPRLIRHDRQTSYELASTSRPPAPEMGEPLRIITKKAMSEKNRAYTGGNQGRSSSALLPQSRFWQGMCEEAKKVLGIAKYSSSPSRLAARILCDKQVLPESAGTSRPVLEFVDESYQQWLCSQKSTSLVADVIAAVYHDQSVLSPSASTGTLSSLLVPSEEKIQAILGNLGKSVLCTEALHQIRILCDSSKGAQSFLNKCPDMIQVLIDLTTEWKSIWTWALEEERLSIVLSLSIHRPNRERIAAQKKLPCFLKQTVEVAIESGASAAASLVKVASIVSILSEFDMFRKSVLDIGVVTLLCNLLNFENDAVRKEAAIAVLALCGYIGNNMVTDDVLLLLDYLPKGPCVLEVICNQTVVEQLVNIVMAEHESGLVTSQGIYSALSLILVITQNDVSKMKVEHMENFMKWLRELSSNELPMQTMFQLIEIISLLSQRLYSHKPKEFVVKWRDDDDQIWYPLYAEVTIGRPISTSKVARRREWTDIRIVRRLRPLRAQEKMLTKLEFCDRYQNYIQGKNTYKQLYRVAMDCNGSKIAPLSFVRKNHAVPGDNCNRPDF